In Streptomyces sp. TLI_146, the genomic stretch GAGCACGCCGACCGGGAGATGGGCCCGTGCGCCGCGGAAGAGGAAGCGGGCGAGCAGGTTCATCCGCTCGGCCTCGGGCCGCTCGGGCGCGAAGGCGGTGAAGTTCTCCGCCACGGTGCGGTCCGGATCGAGCAGGTCCAGGCGCTGTGAGAGGTAGGCGATCCGGCCGTCGTTGCGCCTGATCTCCCCGCTGTCCGGGGTGAGTTCGCCGGTGACCAGCCGCAGCAGGGTGGTCTTGCCCGCGCCGTTGGGGCCGGTCAGCGCGATGCGTTCGGGGCCGCGGACGGTCAGGCCGACGCCGCCGTCGGCGAACACCGCGCGCTCGCCGTGGTGGACACGCAGCCGCTCGCCGAGGAAGAGGGTGCGTCCGGCGGGTACCTGGGTGTCGGGCAGCTCCAGGGTGATGCGCTGCTCCTCGCGCAGTGCTCGGCCGGCTTCGTCGAGCCGGGCCTTGGCCTCGCTGACCCGGGACGCGTGCATCTGCCCGGCCCGGCCCGCGGCCTCCTGCGCGCCGCGCTTCATGTTGCCGGCGAAGATACGGGGCAGACCCGCGTCCTTGAGGTTGCGGGCGGCGTTGCTCTGGCGCCGCTCGGCCCGCTCCCGGGCCTGCTGCAGCTCGCGCTTCTCGCGCTTGAGCTCCTGCTCGGCGTTGCGGACGTTCTTCTCGGCCACCTCCTGCTCGGCGCGCACGGCCTCCTCGTAGGCCGTGAAGTTCCCGCCGTACAAACGCAGTTCGCCGCTGTCGAGTTCGGCGATGCGCTCCATGCGGTCGAGCAGTGCACGGTCGTGGCTGACCAGCAGCAGACAGCCGGTGAAGTCCTCCAGCACGTCGTAGAGCCGGCGCCGGGCCTCCTGGTCGAGGTTGTTGGTCGGCTCGTCGAGCAGCAGGACGTCGGGGCGCCTGAGCAGTTGGGCGGCGAGGCCGAGGAAGACGATCTGGCCGCCGCTGAGCGTACTCAGACTGCGGTCCATGGCGAGCTCGGCCAGGCCCAGGCGGCCGAGCTGGGCGCGGGTGCGCTCCTCGATGTCCCAGTCGTCGCCGATGACGGCGAAGTGCTCCTCGCCCACGTCACCGGACTCGACGGCGTCCAGGGCGCGGATCACCGCGTCGATGCCGAGCACCTCGGCGACCGTGAGACCGCCGGTCAGGGGCAGGCTCTGCGGCAGATGGCCGAGCGTGCCCTGGACCGTCACCGAACCGGTGGCGGGCCTGAGTTCACCGGCGATGAGCTTGAGCAGGGTGCTCTTGCCGGAGCCGTTGGGGGCGACCAGGCCCGTACGGCCGCCGGCCAGGGTGAACGACAGGTCGTGGAAGACCGGGGTGTCGTCGGGCCAGGCGAAGGAGAGGTTCGAGCAGACGACGGTGGCGTCGGACATGGAGATGACCTCGCGAGGATGGCGGGCAGACAGACCTCTGCCCTGGGCGACGTGGGAAAAGGGGATACGACGACATCGGCCACGGCAGCGGCGCTCTGGCAGCACCGGCCGACGGCCGCTCACATCCGGGTCTCACCCGGAGATGTCGTCGTCACCCGCCACGTCTGCGACTCCTCATTCAAGCGGTCAAGTCGATCACACCTTAGCAGCCGTGGTGAGGCATGCCATCCGTATTTCGGCGCAAGGGTGATGTGCCGTCACATGTGCGTGTGTGGCCATGTGTCGGGCCGTGGCTGGTCTCCGCTGCCCGCACCTGCTGTTTCTTGACAGCTCATCAACACACGTGTGAGCATCCTCGTCCGTTGACTAGGTGACATGTGAGTCGCTCGCGCACGCGCTCCGGTGCCGTTACCGGAGCTCCCGTCTCGCTCAACACCCCACCCAGCCAAGTGCGTCCAGCACCGCCCCCAGTCGTCGCGTCGAGGAACGGCGGCGGCACGGACAGGGAAGAGAGAAACACGTTGTCCATACGTATGCCGGGGTACGGTTCCCGGCGCAGACCCGGCCCCGGGCGTTCGCGCGCCGTGGCCCAGACGCTCTGCGTGGCGCTGCTCGCCTCGCTCGTCACGCTGCTCGCCCCTACGGCGGCACAGGCGATCGAGCCGTTCGGTGTGCGGGCCACCACGTTCAACATGCAGGGCGGCAAGTCGTGGGGCGACGTCAGGATCCTGCTCCCCGACGCCGACATCGTGGCGCTGCAGGAGGCCACGACGGCGCCCGACGGGTTCATCGACGACGCGAAGGAGCTCACCGACAACCTCGACGACACCGCGAAGACCCCGAAGAACTACGCCAGCCTCAAGTACCGGCTCTATGCCAAGAAGTGGGGCAAGAACGGCTCGCGCCAGCCCGACGGCGTTCTGCTCTATCTGAAGATCCTGGACAGGACCGCCTGGGGCCCCGATCCGGACAGCACGTCCAGCACCACTCCCGGTGTCGACCCCGACGAGCAGGAGGACGAGGAGGACGTCAAGAAGCCGGCCAAGGACCGCAACACCCAGAAGTCCATGGCGATCTGGCTGCGCGACGTGCCGGACGACCTCGACGACCTCAAGACCCGCGTCAAGATCTTCCCCGCCGAGGATCCGAAGAACAAGTGGATCAGGACTCGCCCCGCCTTCGGTGTGGAGGTCGGCGGCACCTGGTACTTCGACATCCACGCCGCGTCGATCCGCTCCGGTGACAAGCCCAATCCGCACTCCGTGGCGCTGATCGACACGATCACCCAGAAGATGACGGGCAAGCGGTGGCGGGCCCTGGGCGACTTCAACAGCCTCGCGGACGCCACCCGCGCCCGATTCCCCAACACCTTCTACGCGGCCCAGGACCAGAAGCCGGGCGGCACGCCCGTCGAGACGCAGCAGTCCCACTACGCGCTCGACTACATGATCGCCAGTGATCAGCTCGACAACCTCGCCGTGACCCGGACCGACCAGAAGGGCAACTCCGACCACTACCCCGTCCGGTTCGCGACCGGGACGGGCGGCATCTGCGGCAAGGTGTGGAAGTACAAATACGAGACCGTCTACAACCCCGCGCCGGCCCGCCGTGCCGTGCGCGCCGCCGTCGGGGACGCGTGCGGCCCTCCGGGTGCGGTCGTCTCCATGGGCGACAGCTACATCTCCGGCGAGGGCGGCCGCTGGGCCGGCAACGCCGCTGCCTCCGCGAACGGCTCCGCCTGGGGCACCGACCGCGCCGCGGTGAACTGCAACGGCGAGGAGAGCGTCTGCGACCACGACCCGTCCAAGGTCTACGGTGACACCTCGTACGACAAGGGCGGCAGCGCCTGCGACCGCTCCGACTCCGCCGAGATCCGGGGCGTGGACTTCGAAGGCATCCCGGCGGAGAGACGGTTCAACATCGCCTGCTCCGGGGCCACCACGGAGAACGTCACCACGACGGGGTTCAAGGGCCAGCGCCCCCAGGTCGACGACCTGCGGGACATCGCGAAGAACAACGACGTCCGGATGGTCGTGCTCTCGGTCGGCGGCAACGACCTGCACTTCGCCGACATCCTCCAGGACTGCGTGAAGGCCTACTTCTACCCGTCCCTGTTCAACCAGGGCTGCCGCGGCGCCAAGGAGAAAGAGTTCGCCGATAGCCTCGGCCCGGTGCGCGCCAAGGTCGTGCAGTCCGTCGAGGCGATCCGCAAGGTGATGCGCGAGGCGGGCCAGGACGACGACTCGTACCGGATCGTGCTGCAGTCCTATCCCAACCCGCTGCCCATCGGCCGCAACTTCCGCGACCCCGAGAACGCGCCCGTCCCGCCGGCCAACTACAGCCGTTACCTGAGCGGCGGCTGCCCCGTCCTGGACGCGGACAGCGACTGGGCGCACACCTCGGTGGTGCCCCGGATCAGCACCATGCTGCGCGGCGCCGCGAACGAGGCCGGGGTGTCCTTCCTGGACCTGCAGGACGCGTTCGCCGGGCACGAGCTGTGCAATCGGACGGCGCAGCAGGCCAGGGCGGGCGACAAGCTGTCCGCGCCGCTCGCGGCCGAGCGCGCCGAGTGGGTGCGCTGGGTGCCGTATGTCGTCGATGGGCTCAAGGACCTGCCGTGGCAGGCCCAGGGCAACCAGCAGGAGGCCATCCACCCCAACTACTACGGCCAGCGCGCCCTGGCCGCCTGCCTGACGAAGATCGCGGCGCAGCTGGGTGACACCCCGGTGTTCTCCTCCTGCGTGGGCAGGCCGTCCACCGCACCCGGGGACATCGACGGGACGGTCGACAACAGCACGGTGCTGAGCCGGAGCAACCGGCGTGCTCCTGTGGCAGGGCTGCCCGACTGGAGCCGGGCCGGATACCGCGGCGGTGAGGAGCTCCCGGGCCCTGCCGCCCGCACCCCCGACTCCACCTGCCACATAACCCCGTCCGCGCTGGAGTCGCAGTTCAAGGTGAAGGCCGACGACGGCCAGGACGACACCGCCGGGATCCAGGCGGCGATCGACCGGATCCGCACCGCCTGCACCCCTGGCGCCTCGCCCGGCCGGCTCTCGGTGATCGAGCTGCCCAAGGGGGTGCTCAACGTCAACAAGCAGCTCTCGGTGGACGCCTCGTACCTGGTCGTCCGGGGCCAGGGGGCGGACCCGGCGAACGGGTCGCGGATCGTCTTCCGCCCGGACCTGAACACCCGCTACGACACCCTCACCGAGAAGGGCGAGCGCTGGGACCAGGGCGCGATGACCCACAAGTGCGAGTTCACCACGGGCAACAACGTGGGCACGGGTGGGTGGATCTGGCCCGGGCGCGGACTGTTCCGGGTGCAGACCCGGGAGGCCGCCGAGAAGTACGCCAAGATCTGCGGCTTCCCGTCCAAGATCCCGGAGAACCGGCGTGATCTCTTCGAGGGCTCGATCAACCAGCACTGGGAGTCGGGTGTCGCCGTCGCCGGATCCCCGGCCGACGCCAAGTACGCCGCGCACGAGGGCAACCGGGTGATCCAGCTGAACGCCAAGGCGAAGATGGACGTCTTCAAGCCGGGCGGCGACCTGTGGGTCGGCGCGGCGAACAGCCTGAAGTTCTACCAGACCCAGCAGGTCGCCGGAGCCGCGGCGGACGACGGGCGGCTGGAGAACCTGCACATGCGCCAGCAGGTGTTCACCATCACCTCCGTGGACGCGGCCCAGCACACCGTCACGATCGACAAGCCCCTGGAGTTCGACGTCCCGGTCGACTCCACCTCCGACGGGTCCCCGGCGCTGGGAGTGGGCGGCAAACCCTACGCCAGCAAGGTCACCCCGCTGAAGATGATCACGGATGTGGGCTTCGAGGACTTCTCCTTCACCCAGGACATCAACGGCCTGCCCAAGCTGCGCGGCGGCACCTACCAGCTCACCCCGGCCCAGGCGGTCCACAACTACGGCAACATGGCGCCCGAGTACGCCATGCACGGCATCGTCTTCAAGTGGGCCTCCGACTCCTGGGTGCGCGGCGTGCGCGCCGACATGACCGGCTCGCACCCGGTCGTCACCGAGGTGGCCCGCAACATCCAGGTCGAACGGAACGTGTTCGACGGCGCCTGGAACAAGGGCAAGGGCGGCAACGGCTATCTGCGCGGCTCCCGTGTCTGGGACTCCCTCTACGCCTTCAACACCAGCCGCAACCTGAGGCACTTCACCTTCCAGTGGTCGGCCAGCGGCAACGTGGCCATCGGCAACGACTTCGACTCCGACCTGAACCTGCACGGCGGCTGGGAGCACCGCAACCTGTTCGACAACAACACCGTGCACGTGCCCTACAACCACTCCTCGGGCGAGTGCGCCACCAACTGCGGTGGCGAGGGAGGAGCGGGTGACGACGGCACCTGGTGGCCCATCTACTGGGCCGCGGGCAGCAAGGGCGTCGGCTGGTCCGGCTCCACGGGTCCGCAGAACGTGTTCTTCCACAACACCCTGACCAAGCAGTTGGTCGCGGGCGGCACCTACCAGACCTACGGGCCGTACGCCGACACCTCCCGGGTGTTCCAGTTCGGCTCCTCGGCCGCCGATCCGCGCGTCTTCCAGCATCTGAGGACGGGCAGCGGCCCGATCCAGGACTGGGCGAACAACGAACGCAACATCTACACCGGCGGCGACGGCGTCAACGCCTCTCGCACCGACCTCAACACCTCACTGTTCCTGCGCGACTACCACTCCTGACCCGGCCCCGGCCCGGCGCGCCCGTTCCCGGCGGACTTCGGTCCGTGGGGAGCGGGCGCGCTCCGTCGCGCGGACGCGGCTCCGGTCGTGTGCGGGCCGTTGGGGCAGCGGGGTTCCCGTCCGCCTCCCTGAGCCGGCACCGGACCGCAGGGAGATGTGATTCGCCGGGTCAGGCACAGGTTCCAGCCGCTGACGCCCCGGCTGCTGTCGGACGCGCTCAGCCGGGCAGCGTGACGAGCCCCATCTCGTAGGCGGTGATCACGAGCTGAACCCGGTCCCGGGCGCCCAATTTGGTGAGCAGGCGCGACACGTGGGACTTGGCGGTGGCCACCGTGATGAAGAGGTCCTCCGCGATCTCGGCGTTCGACCGGCCGCGACCGACGAGCGTCAGGACTTCCCGCTCCCGCTCGGTGATGCCCTCGACCAGCCGCGGGGAGCGTGCCGGGGGAGCCTCGGGGCGCCCGGCGAACTCCGCGATCAGACGGCGCGTGACACCCGGGGCGATCAGCGCGTCGCCGGCGGCGACCACGCGGATCGCCGCGAGGATGTCGTCGAGCGCCATGTCCTTGACCACGAAGCCGCTCGCTCCGGCCCGCAGAGCGCCGTAGACGTAGTCGTCCTCGTCGAAGGTGGTCAGGACGAGGACGCGCGTCGCGGTCGGGCCGGCGTTTATGAGGCGGGTGGCCTCGATCCCGTCCATGCCGGGCATCCGGATGTCCATCACCACGACGTCGGGGTCTGTGTCCCGGACCAGTTGGACCGCCTCGGCGCCGGTGGCGGCCTCACCGACGACCTGGAGGTCGGGGTGGTCGGCCATGATCACGCGCAGGCCGGACCGTACCAGCGGCTGGTCGTCGGCCAGCAGGATGCGTAGGGGACGGTCGTTCATCGGGTCTCCACCAGGACCCCCGCGAAGTCGGGCAACGGCAGCCGCGCCGCCACCCGGAAGCCGCCCTCGGGGCGCGGCCCGGCGCTGATGCGGCCGTTCAGCAGAGCGACCCGCTCCCGCATGCCGACGATGCCGAAGCCATGGGCGGGGCCGTCCTCGGTGGCGCCGCGCCCGTCGTCGACGATCTCCACGGTCAGTTCCCCGTCCCCGTACTCGATGCGCACCCGGCAGTGCCCGGTGCCCGCATGGCGGACCACGTTGGTCAGCGCCTCCTGGACGATACGGTAGGCCGACAGGTCGATGTCGGCCGGCAGCGGGCGCTGCTCCCCGTCGACGCACACGGTCACGCGTACGCCGGCGTCCGCCGTCGCCGCCGCCAGTCGTTCGAGGTCGGCCACACCTGGCGACGGTGAGAGCGGTGCCCGCCCCGAAGCCTCCGCGCCCGGGTCGGCCTGACGGAGTGCGACCAACGTGCGCCGAAGGCCCGACAAGGTCTCCCTGCTGGTGGCTTCGATGGTCCGCAGGGCCTCGCGGGCCTCCTCGGGCTGTGTCTGAATGACCCGGCTTCCCACCCCGGCCTGGATGGCGATGATGCCGATGCTGTGCGCGACCATGTCGTGCAACTCGCGTGCGATCCGCAGCCGTTCGGCGACCACCGCCTCGGCCACCTCCTGGGCGCGCAGCGCCACCGCGTGCTCGCGGCGCTCACGGCTCAGCAGACCGGCCGTGCAGGCCGCGGCCATCGCCAGGACGGCGATCACAAGGTTGACGATCACGCCCTCGCCGTGCGCGAAGCCGCCGACGAGCAGCACTTGGACGACGAGGGACGTGGCCACCGCGACGGTCGAAGCACGCCGTGTACGGGTGGCGACAATGAAGCCCAGCACGAGGTCCACCGCCAGATACGGCAGGAACTGTCCCTGGTACGAGGCCGACAGGTCCACCCGGGCGGAGCTCGGGGGACCCACGACCACGGCGGCGGAGCCGAGGAGCACCATGGCCAGGGCCAGGATGGGCCTGCGTCGCAGGACGCCGACGAGCAGGCTCGCCGCCAGCAGTGCCCCGATGCCCTGGACCGTGCCCGAAGCCCGCGGTCCGCCTCCTATGAGCAGACCCACCGCGAGGATGTAGAGGACGCCCCCCACCCAGGCCATGACCTTCGTTCTCGTCATCGGGGCTGCGCCGTTTCGAGGCGGTGTGCCCCCTCAAGAGGAAGGTCGTGCGGTGCGACGCGCGTGGGCAACGGGGTGGTCGGTATGGCGTTCATCCCGCGAGGTTATCCAGCCGCCGACGCCGCGGCATCGGCCCGTGGGCGTACGCCCACGGGCGAACCCGGCCGCACGATTGCCGCCCACGGCCCCATGACCGGACGGGGACCCGCCCAGCAGTGTTGTCCACGTGATCGAAATCAATGAACTCACCAAGCGTTACGGCGGCAAGACCGCCGTCGACCAGCTGTCCTTCACCGTGCGGCCGGGTCAGGTCACCGGCTTCCTCGGTCCCAACGGAGCCGGCAAGTCCACCACCCTGCGGATGATCCTCGGCCTGGAGTCGCCCACCGGCGGCACCGCCACCGTCAGCGGAGTTCCCTTCCGCAGCCATCCCCGTGGTTTGCGACATGTCGGCGCCCTCCTCGACGCGGGCCAGGTCCACGGCGGACGCACCGCCCATGCCCACCTGTCTGCCCTGGCCCGCAGCAACAAGATCTCCCCTCGCCGGGTGGACGAGGTGCTGCAGGAAGTGGGCCTGGCCGAGGCGACGACCCGCCGGATCGGCGGGTTCTCGCTCGGCATGAAGCAGCGGCTGGGGGTCGCCACCGCCCTGCTCGGCGACCCGCCGGTGCTGATGTTCGACGAGCCGGTCAACGGCATGGACCCGGAAGGCGTGCTCTGGATGCGCCGTCTCTTCCGACGCCTCGCGGCCGAGGGCCGCACGGTCTTCCTCTCCAGCCACCTCATGTCGGAGATGGAGAACACCGCCGACCAGCTCGTCGTCATCGGCCGGGGCCGGCTCATCGCCGCCGAGTCGGTAGGGGACTTCGCGGCCCGCAGCACTGGCCTCGGTGTGGTGGTGGGCACGCGGCAGGCAGCCGAGCTGACCGCAGTGCTGAGCGCCGCGGGCGCATCGGTCGAGCCGGAGGGATCGGCGGGCGCCGAGAAGCTCGCCGTGACCGGCCTGCCGACGGACCGGATCGCCGCGCTCGCCTTCGAGAACGGGATCCTGCTGAACGAGCTGGCCACCCGAACTGCCTCACTGGAGGAGGCCTTCATGGAACTCACCGCCGACAGCGTCGAATACCAGGCAGGACAGCCCCGATGACCACACCCGCCACCGCCCTCGCGACCACTGCGACCGCATCCCTCGCCGAGCCGCCCGTCCGCTTCCGTGATCTGATCGCCGCTGAGTGGATCAAGATGCGGTCCCTGCGCTCCACCCCATGGACCGTCGCGCTGATCACCCTGTTCGTCATCGGGTCCGCCACCGTGGCCACACTGGCGGACAAGGCCGCGGGCTCCGAACCCGCTGATTTCCTGGCCTACGACGCGTACCCGCCCAGCGGCTACATGACGCTGATACTCGTCGCCGGCAGCATGGGCACCCTCACCGTCGTGAGCGAATACAGCAGCGGGCTGATCCGCACCACCACCGTGGCCGTCCCCGATCGTGGAGCGGTGGTGCTGGCCAAGGCAGTCGTCACCGCCCTGCTGTGGACCGCGGTCGGTACGGTCGCCTCCATCGGATCCTTCCTGGTCTCCCAGGCCATCCTGGACGGGCGCGGTGCCGGCGTCGCGATCACCCACCCCGATGTGCTCCGGCCGCTGGTGGCATCCGCGTTGCTGGCCCCGGTGTGCGCCCTGGTCGGTCTGGGCCTCGGCGTCCTGCTCCGGCATACCGCCGGGACCATGCTCACCAGCGTATTCGCCCTGCTGATGCTGCCCACCATGTTCTCGGAGAGCAACCGCTGGTCGGCCGATGCCAAACACCTCATGGTGTCGGCTGCCTGGACTCGCCTGGTCCAAACATGGGAGCCGAACCCCGGATCCCTGGGCTACACCGCCACGCTCCCCGGCTCCTAGACCGTGTACGCCCTCTGGCCGCTGGCAGCGGTCACCCTCGCGGTGATCGCCGTACGACATCGCGACGTGTGAACATGCCTGCGGGACACGCGTATCGCACCCCGGAGGCACAGGGCCAAGGCCCTCGGTGCTTCACGCAGCCCCAAGGAACATCCCTCATAAACGACCCTTTGCCTGAGCGAGATCGGATACGGGCCGCCGGACCCTCCAGGCCGAGGCCATCCCCGGCTTCGGCTGGGTCGGCGTGCTGTTGCAGTTCGGCAGAGAGCTCGGCTGGACGCTGCTGTTCATCGGCTGCCATGTCGCCCTGACCGTGGGACAATTGCTGCTCGCCGGGCTCCCCGGGCGTCAGACGCTGGCGGGGATGGCGGTGAGCGCTCTGGTCATCTGCGCGTTCCAGGTCGCGGCGGCCGTCATGGCCAGGCTGCTCAAGGATTGCGCGGCCGCAGCCGGTGCCACGGCCCGCGAACAGGAGCGGGTGCGCACCGAGGCCGAGGTGGTCACTCGTATCCATGCTGACCAGCGCGCTCGCTACAGCGACCTGCGCCGCTCCGTGCTGCCGCTGCTCGCGGACCTCGCCGACGGCGTGCTGGACCCGGCCGACGAGGGGGCGCGGCGTAGGTGCGCTGTCGAAGCGGCGCGGCTCAGAAGGCTCTTCGCGGAGCGCGACCACGCGTCCGACCCGCTGGTCCACGAACTGCGGGCGTGCATTGATGTCGCCGAGCGCAACGGTGTCGACGTGCAGCTCGCGGTCCGAGGGGCAGCCGCGCCCGCGCCGCGCGGCGTGCGGCGCGCGCTCACGGAGCCGGTGCTCGCCGCGCTGACGACCGCGGAGCGCAGCGCGCGAGCCACCGTGGTGCGCGGCGGCGGACTGGTACGGGTCAGCGTCGTCACCGACGTTCCGGAAACGGTGGTTCCCACTCCGGCCGAGCACGGCGTCCACGTACGCACGGTGCGCAAGGACGGACGCCTGTGGGTCGAGGCGGCGTACGCCGTGCGTGCTCAGAGTTCGTCGAGCGAGACCCAGCCGTCCTGAATGGCCCGGGCGACAAGGTTGGCCTTGGTCGGCGCGGAACGGGCCGCGTTGGCGTACTTGATCCGCACCCGGTCCAGATAGGTATTCACGGTCCGTACGGAGATGCCGAGGCTCTCCCCGACCATGGACTTGGACTCCGACTGGAACCACTCCAGGAGCACTTCCACCTCGCGCGGCGCCAGGGCGGGGCGCCCGCGCCTGGCGCCGCTGCCGAAGGCCCCGGCCAGGGCCGGGGGCGTGTAGGGGCGGCAGTCGGCGGCGGCCGGCGTCGCCGCCACCAGGTGCTGCTCGCCCTCCGCCTTCGTCAGGAAGGTGAAGGCCCCCAGGTCCAGAGAGGTCAGGGCAGCCTCCTGGCTGTCCTGCATGGTGTAGACGATGACCTGCCGCCTCAGCGCGACGAGTTCCTCGAGTTCCTGGTAGGCCGGCGAACCGCGCGTGAAGGGCGTCCGGAGGCCAGATCCGGGCAAGACCCGTTTGAAGGCGGACCCAGGATCTACGGATCGCGATTTCCGTGCCAGGCCCGGATTCCGGTCCGGGATCGGACCTGATGCCGTGGTCTCGGTGGATGTCGCAGCTGGGGAGCCGACGCCGGGTGCGGATGGTGTGCCGCGGGCGTTGTCAGAACCGCACGGCGCCGATGTCGCGGACGGTCTGGGCGAGGGCCCGGATGAGTTCGTTCTCGGCGTCCCGGCGCCAAACCAGTGCGTAGGGGATGGTTCCCATGTCGGGGACGGGAACGAAGCGCACGTGTGACAGCGTGGACCAGTAGCGGGTGACGTGTGAGGGGAAGGGGTGGACGATCTCGCCTGTGATCACCAGGTGGATCAGTTCGTCGGCGTTGGTGACCTGCTCGACACGCTCCATCGTCTTGCCCCGGGGTGTGTAGAACGGCAGGTAGCCGTCCTCCCAGTAGTCGGGCATGTCGGGGGGCATGGCGTGGGCGAAGTCGGCCAGGGCCTCGACCGGCACGTCGGCTCTGTCGGCGAGTTCGTGGACCGCGGAGACGGCCAGGACACGACGGTCGTGGAAGAGAACCGGGCCGACGGTGACATCGGGGTCGTCCACCGGCAGCCAGGTGATGAACACGTCCATGTCGCCCTCGCGGAGTCTGGTGAAGGGGTCGACGTACGGCGCCCTGCGGATCTGCAGCTCCCACTGGGGGTGGCGGGTCTGGAACGTCTTCCAGAAGTGGTGCAGGTCGACCACGTTGAAGGGCATCATGCCGACGCGCAGGCGGGCGGCCTTGCCGCGGGCGGCCATCCGGGCGCGTTCGAGGCTGTCGCGCAGGTTCGCGTAGACCGGCAGCAGGTCAGTTCGCAACTGGCTGCCCAGCGGGGTCAGCCGGATCTGCCGGCGGTTGGACCGGTCGAACAACAGCCCCCCGAGTTTGCGTTCCTGACGGCCGATCGCCTGGCTGACACGTGCCTGCGTGAGGTGCAGCCGTGCGGCCGCCCGACCGAAGTGCAGCTCCTCCGCCAGCGTCAGGAATATCTCGATGTCACGTACTTCCACGTGTAGCCGACCCCCGTCATAAGCCTGAGTTATCGGATCTTACTGATCTTCGACGTTGATGGGCGCGACGGGACGATGAAGGATCGACAGCGAGCCACCGCCGCCTGGTGAAGGTGTCACCGGTGCGGTCCTTACCGGTGACACCGCACGGACGGCGGACCGCTTGCGGCCGCTGGAACGTGCCCGGACGGAAGGCAAGTCCCGGTTATGCCCGGATGCCCCCGCATACCCCACACACCGAGGAAGGAGGAACTGCATGAAGCCGCTTGTTGTCGGCGTCGCCGTTCCGCAGGAGGACATAGGCGCCGTCGTCACACTTGTCGCCCAGGTCGAGCACGCCCAGCAGAACGGGCTGCCGGATGCGTACACGGACCTGTTCTGCCAGGAGGCCGTGTGGACCCTTCCGCATGGCGACCCGCTGACCGGGTTGGAGGAGATCAACGCCTTCGCCCGCCGGTCGCTGCCCGGCACCGTCCGCCGTCCGCTGACCGTCACCTGTGAAGCCGAGTCCATCGTATTCATCCGGACCGACCTCGCGGCGGTCACGATCCGCCAACGGCCGATCACCCGCGACGGGCGGCGCCTTGATGAGGTGCTCCGCGGTCACGACGGTCCGAGCCGTCGCAGCAGGCCGTGCGACAGACCCAACGCGGCACAGCGTCGATGGGCATCGGTGGTGGCCGCCCACCCCGACGTGGCACCGGGCACGCCGGTGTACGTCTTGACCAAGCACGACGGCCGGTGGCGAATCGCCCTCGCCCAGAGCACCACGGCCATCGATCACGAGGCCCTCCAGGTGAACTGACCGGCGGTCGGGCACGCCACATACGCGCCCGTCAGGAACACCGACACACCAGACCCGGCGGATCGCGCCCGGGACCTTCCCTCTCAGACAGGAGCAGCGCACATGCACACCCCAGCCGACACCGCGGGCCGCGTCTGGTTTCCGGCGGCCCCCAGGCCAGGGCCTGGCCGGGTGCTACCGGCCGCCGGGAC encodes the following:
- the abc-f gene encoding ribosomal protection-like ABC-F family protein, which codes for MSDATVVCSNLSFAWPDDTPVFHDLSFTLAGGRTGLVAPNGSGKSTLLKLIAGELRPATGSVTVQGTLGHLPQSLPLTGGLTVAEVLGIDAVIRALDAVESGDVGEEHFAVIGDDWDIEERTRAQLGRLGLAELAMDRSLSTLSGGQIVFLGLAAQLLRRPDVLLLDEPTNNLDQEARRRLYDVLEDFTGCLLLVSHDRALLDRMERIAELDSGELRLYGGNFTAYEEAVRAEQEVAEKNVRNAEQELKREKRELQQARERAERRQSNAARNLKDAGLPRIFAGNMKRGAQEAAGRAGQMHASRVSEAKARLDEAGRALREEQRITLELPDTQVPAGRTLFLGERLRVHHGERAVFADGGVGLTVRGPERIALTGPNGAGKTTLLRLVTGELTPDSGEIRRNDGRIAYLSQRLDLLDPDRTVAENFTAFAPERPEAERMNLLARFLFRGARAHLPVGVLSGGERLRATLACVLCAEPAPQLLLLDEPTNNLDLVSTGQLEGALNSYRGAFMVISHDERFLARIGVDRWLRLADGVLKETTAPEV
- a CDS encoding endonuclease/exonuclease/phosphatase family protein; this translates as MAQTLCVALLASLVTLLAPTAAQAIEPFGVRATTFNMQGGKSWGDVRILLPDADIVALQEATTAPDGFIDDAKELTDNLDDTAKTPKNYASLKYRLYAKKWGKNGSRQPDGVLLYLKILDRTAWGPDPDSTSSTTPGVDPDEQEDEEDVKKPAKDRNTQKSMAIWLRDVPDDLDDLKTRVKIFPAEDPKNKWIRTRPAFGVEVGGTWYFDIHAASIRSGDKPNPHSVALIDTITQKMTGKRWRALGDFNSLADATRARFPNTFYAAQDQKPGGTPVETQQSHYALDYMIASDQLDNLAVTRTDQKGNSDHYPVRFATGTGGICGKVWKYKYETVYNPAPARRAVRAAVGDACGPPGAVVSMGDSYISGEGGRWAGNAAASANGSAWGTDRAAVNCNGEESVCDHDPSKVYGDTSYDKGGSACDRSDSAEIRGVDFEGIPAERRFNIACSGATTENVTTTGFKGQRPQVDDLRDIAKNNDVRMVVLSVGGNDLHFADILQDCVKAYFYPSLFNQGCRGAKEKEFADSLGPVRAKVVQSVEAIRKVMREAGQDDDSYRIVLQSYPNPLPIGRNFRDPENAPVPPANYSRYLSGGCPVLDADSDWAHTSVVPRISTMLRGAANEAGVSFLDLQDAFAGHELCNRTAQQARAGDKLSAPLAAERAEWVRWVPYVVDGLKDLPWQAQGNQQEAIHPNYYGQRALAACLTKIAAQLGDTPVFSSCVGRPSTAPGDIDGTVDNSTVLSRSNRRAPVAGLPDWSRAGYRGGEELPGPAARTPDSTCHITPSALESQFKVKADDGQDDTAGIQAAIDRIRTACTPGASPGRLSVIELPKGVLNVNKQLSVDASYLVVRGQGADPANGSRIVFRPDLNTRYDTLTEKGERWDQGAMTHKCEFTTGNNVGTGGWIWPGRGLFRVQTREAAEKYAKICGFPSKIPENRRDLFEGSINQHWESGVAVAGSPADAKYAAHEGNRVIQLNAKAKMDVFKPGGDLWVGAANSLKFYQTQQVAGAAADDGRLENLHMRQQVFTITSVDAAQHTVTIDKPLEFDVPVDSTSDGSPALGVGGKPYASKVTPLKMITDVGFEDFSFTQDINGLPKLRGGTYQLTPAQAVHNYGNMAPEYAMHGIVFKWASDSWVRGVRADMTGSHPVVTEVARNIQVERNVFDGAWNKGKGGNGYLRGSRVWDSLYAFNTSRNLRHFTFQWSASGNVAIGNDFDSDLNLHGGWEHRNLFDNNTVHVPYNHSSGECATNCGGEGGAGDDGTWWPIYWAAGSKGVGWSGSTGPQNVFFHNTLTKQLVAGGTYQTYGPYADTSRVFQFGSSAADPRVFQHLRTGSGPIQDWANNERNIYTGGDGVNASRTDLNTSLFLRDYHS
- a CDS encoding response regulator transcription factor, which gives rise to MNDRPLRILLADDQPLVRSGLRVIMADHPDLQVVGEAATGAEAVQLVRDTDPDVVVMDIRMPGMDGIEATRLINAGPTATRVLVLTTFDEDDYVYGALRAGASGFVVKDMALDDILAAIRVVAAGDALIAPGVTRRLIAEFAGRPEAPPARSPRLVEGITEREREVLTLVGRGRSNAEIAEDLFITVATAKSHVSRLLTKLGARDRVQLVITAYEMGLVTLPG